The segment CCTCCGCGCGGAGGGTCGCCGGTGAGGCCCCCGAGGTGAGCAGTGCCTCCAGTTCCTCCACCGTGCGGGCGACCGCCTTGTGCTCCTCGCGCATCCGGGCCAGGGAGTCGGACAGTTCGGGGAACTGTCGCTCCAGGAGGTCGAAGACGCTGTCCTCGTTGTGGTGGTGGGCGTGCAGCGCGCCGCAGAACGTCAGGCAGTGGCGGGCGAGCTGCCGCCCGAGCTCGGGGGCGTCCGCCGCCGCTCCCACCGCCTCGTCCGGTGTCGTGGAGTCGAGGCCCTCGCGTAACGCGGCGAGCTCGGCGCGGAGTTCGGCGTGGACCTTCACCAGGTGGTCGGCGATCGCGTGGTGTCGCGCCGGGTCCGTGAGGTCCACGCGGTGCAGGGCGACGACGGGGATGGTCCTGTCCGTGCCCGCCTGGTAGGCGGCGAACCCCGGATCGCGGGTGGCCTGTTCTGCGTACAGCCGGTCCCGTTCCTCGCCCTCCGTCACCACCGCCGTCGCCGCGAAGCGTTCGACCGTGCCCTCCGGGGTGCCGAGCTCGACGGTCACGTGCGGGTCGGCGCGGAGGTTGTGGAACCAGGCGGGGTGCTTCGGTCCGCCGGCGTTCGACGCGTAGACGAGCAGCCGGGCCCCGTCGCGTACGAACACGGCGGGGTTGGTGTGCGGGCGGCCGCTGCGGGCGCCCGTCGTGGTGAGGAGGAGCAGGGCCGCCCCCTCGAACATCCCGCCCACGCGACCGCCGTTGGCGCGGAACTCCTCGATGACCTGTCGGTTGAAATCGGACATGGGGGTGCCTTCCGGTAGCATCGATCCCGACGGATCTATTTGCTTTGAAAGCAAAGCTAAAAGGGAGGGTGCAGGGTGTCAACCGCACACGAGGGGGACGAGACCGCCGACGGGCCGGAACTGGACGAGGCCGTGCGGACGTTGTTGCTGCTCATGCCCCGGATGGTCTCGCGGGCGAAGCGCATCAGGATTCCCGACGAACTGCAGTCGTTCACGCTCGCGCCCCGCCATCTCTCCCTGCTCGCCTACCTCCTGTTCGACGGGTCGCTGAGCGTCAACGAGCTCGCCACCCGGCTGGAGGTCGCCCCCACGACCGTGAGCCTGATGGTGGGGGACCTGGCGAAGAAGGGCGTACTGGAACGGGTGGAGGACCCCGCCGACCGCAGGCGCAAGATCGTGTCCATCGCGCCCGCGCACAGCGCCGCCATCGACGGCTGGCTCGGCCGCAGCGCCGACGCCTGGCGCACGGCCCTCGCCCCGCTCGACGCGGCGCAGCGGCGGATGTTCCTGGAGACCCTCACCGCGTACGAGCGCGGCCTCAGCGACCCCCTGGATTGACCGAACCGGGCGAAAGCCCCCTTTGTGGCAGGATGCGGATCATGAGTTCGAGCACGGCGTCATTGACACGGCAGTGGACCACCTGGGGGCCGGTGGTGGCGGCGCTTGCGCTTGTCGCGGCCTGGGGGCGCGACCTGCCGGGCTTCGCCGTCGGATTCATCGCGCTCTGCCTGATCGCGGCCGTCCTCGCCGCGGTCCACCACGCCGAAGTGATCGCCCATCGGGTGGGCGAGCCCTACGGTTCGCTCGTCCTCGCCGTGGCCGTCACCGTCATCGAGGTCGGACTCATCGTCTCGCTGATGGTGGGAGGCGGTGAGAAGACCTCGACCTACGCACGGGACACCGTCTTCGCCGCCGTCATGATCACCTGCAACGGCATCGTCGGTCTCTCCCTCCTCGTCGGCGCGCTCCGCAACCGCGTCGCGGTCTTCAACGCCGAGGGTTCCGGCGGCGCGCTCGCCACCGTCTGCACCCTGGCCACGATGACGCTGGTCCTGCCGACCTTCACCACCAGCCATCCGGGCCCCGAGTTCTCCGGCGTCCAGCTCGCCTTCGCCGCTGTCGCCTCCATCTGCCTGTACGGCGTGTTCGTCGGCGTCCAGACCGTGCGGCACCGGGACTACTTCCTGCCCGTGCCGCGCCCCGGCCACGACTCGGAGGACGAGCACGCCGACCCGCCGACCAGGCGCGATGCCTGGACCAGCCTCGGCCTCCTCGTCGTCGCCCTCGTCGCCGTCGTCGGCAACGCCAAGCTCATCTCGCCGACCATCGAGGACGGCGTCCAGTCGGCGGGCCTGCCCAAGGCGGTCGTCGGCGTCGTCATCGCCCTGATGGTGCTGCTGCCCGAGACCCTCGCCGCCGTCCGCGCGGCCCGCCGGGACCGCGTCCAGACCAGCCTCAACCTCGCGTACGGCTCCGCGATCGCCAGCATCGGCCTGACGATTCCGGCGATCGCGCTCGCCTCGATCTGGCTGTCCGGGCCCCTGGTCCTGGGCCTTGGCCCGCTCCACATGGTCCTGCTCGTCCTCACCGGTGTGGTGAGCGCCCTGACCGTGGTGCCCGGGCGGGCCACGCTCCTCCAGGGCGGCGTCCATCTCGCGATCTTCGCCGCCTTCGTGTTCCTGTCGTTCAGTCCCTGACGCGCCCCGCGCCGGGCTGGGCGGAACCGTTCAGCCCCTGACGACCACCACCCGCAGCGCCGGCGAGCGCAGGATGTCCTTCTCGCAGAACCGGGAGGTCACCCAGCGCTCGCCCGCGTACAGCCGGGTCTGGTCGCTGTAGTGCGGCGACGCCGGGTTCGAGGACTGCGCGTACGAGAGCAGGGTGCGGGCCACCGGGCACCGGCTGCCGTCCCAGCCCACCGCCTGCACATGACTGGTTCCGGTGGTGACCTCCGTGTAGCCGCCGCCCGGCGCGTTCCACACCGACTCGGTCTTGTTCCAGATGCCCAGCGACTCGGTGCCGCCGCTCACCGGGATCCGCGTCCCGTTCCGTACGACGAACTGGTGCGCGCCGAGCGGTGCGTCCAGCGGGATGCCCGCCGTCCGCAGCTCCGCCACCGCATCCACCAGGGCCTTCGCGAAACCGGGCGCCGCCGTGTTGAGGGTGTTCGGGGTGCGGACCGGGTCGGCCGGCGAGAACGGGACCGTCCACTGCTGGGCCGGCGGCGTCGCGGCCGTGAACCTCCGCCAGAAGCGGTCGAAGAGCAGCGCGCCCCGGCTGTCCGTGTTCACCGTGCGGTCCCAGGCGCCGATCACCCGGCAGGCCTCGGTATCGCCCGGCAGCGCGGCCTCGCAGGCCCGCGCCGCATCGGAGGCCGCCAGGTCACCGGCCGGGGCCCGGTTGGCGAACTGCTGCCGCTGGAGGTCGGCCACCGTCAGATCGCCCCGCGCCGCCATCGCCGCCACGTCCTCGACGCCGCCCCGGGTACGCAGCGAGCGCGGGGTCGCGATCGACCCGAAGACCCGCTCGTAACCGGTCAACGGCCGGTCGGCGTTGGTCAGCCAGGCACTGTCGTTGGAGTTCTCCACGTACGGGGTGTCCCGCAGCACCGGCATCCGCGCCGGCCCGAAGACCCCCGGCTGCACCGCGTCCGGGTCGGAGCCGAGCGCGCAGTCCGACCGCGAGCCGTCGAGCACCGCGACACCGGAGGACGGGTAGGTGGCCCGGCCGAGCGGTGTGGAGCAGCGCGCGACGAGCTCGTCCGTGATCCGGGGGAGCACCTGGGACTGCGTGAAGAGGGAGTGCCCCGCCGAGTCCGCCGCGATCGTGTTGACCCAGGGCAGCCCCTGCGTACGCCGCAGGGCGTCGGCCACGTCCTGGACGGAGCGGGCCTTGCCGAAGCCGAGCGCGGTGTCGGAGCCGCGCAGATTGGCCACGTTGGGATCGTTGAGGGCGTACGCCGTGGTCGTGGTCCACGGCAGCGGAAGCTGGTTGCCGAGGGCGCCGACGACCGGGCCGTACCGGGTCCACCACTGGGTGCGGGTCACGGGCGCGCCGTCCTTGACGGGCACGGTCACCTGACGCGGGGTCATCCGCTCCGACCGGCCGTCCACCACGTATGAGGTCGGGTCGCCCGGGGCGAGCGTCAGCTGGTGCAGGTTGAGCGGGACGCCGGTGGCGACGGTGTGGCTCCAGGCCACCTTGTCGTTGAAGCCGATGTTGACGACGGTCGTGCCGAGGAGCGAGGCGCCCGAGACGTTCAGCTCGCCGGGGATGGTCTGCTGCGACTGCCAGAAGCGGCGGCCGCCCTGCCAGGGGTAGTGGGGATTGCCGAGCAGCAGCCCGCGCCCGTTCGCCGTGGTGGCGCCCGAGAAGGCGACGGCGTTGGAACCCATGGTGGCGTTCTCGGCGGCGAACAACTCCCGGGCGGCCTCGGCGGCCCGTTCGGGCTCGGGCACCTGTCCGGTGGTCGTGCCGGGCGGCGCGGCGGCCGGCGGCCGGGCGGCGGTGATGCCGTCGACGGCGCGGCCCTCTCCGCCGAGCACCGAGACGGCGTAGCCGCGCCGTGCCACATCGAGGGCGGTCACCGGGCGGACCCACTCGGCCTGTGCGCAGGCGGGATCCGTGACGCGGTTCTTCCGCAGCCAGGCGTTGTATCCGGCAGCCCAGCCGCGCATCAGTTCCTTGAGGTCACGGCTGGGACCGGCGGGCGCCGGCGTCCTGAGCAGCGCCTCGACGGTTCCGGCGTCCCTCACCCCGCGGAAGTAGAGGTCACTGGAGAGGTTCGTGGCGGCGGAGGAGAGCGAGCCGTCCGTGGCGGCTTCCGGGCCGAAGTACCGGGAGCGCTCGCCGTTCACGGTCAGGAATCCGTCCGCGAGCGTGCAGACCTGGTCGGCGGCCTGGGCCCAGCCCGTCCCGAAGCCGAGGTTCGCGTAGTCCTTGGCCACGATGTGCGGGATGCCGTACTCGGTGTACCGGATGACGGCCGAGAGGCCCCGGTCGGACGGGTGGTGGCTCCGGCCCCCGGAGTCGGCGACCGCGGCGCCGGGCAGCGTGGCGGTGACGACGGCGAGGGCGGCTCCGGTGAGCGCCAGGTGTGTGAGCCGCGTTCGGAGCGGACCGGCACGGAACGGACCGGTGCCGAGTCGGCCGGTGCGGAAAGGGCCGGTGCGGAACGGGCGGGTGCGGAGGTGCAAGGTGCCTCCCGACGGAAGGATGTGCACTGTGGGTCGGACCATGCACGCAGCCGCGCGCCCGCTTGTCAACATCCCGTTCGGTATCCGAGGTCCGGGCATGTGCGGCGCACCGCACGGTACTTGACCTTCCGCCGGGTACGCGCCGAGGATCACCGCATGGATCGACTCCTCAGCCGCGCCGTCGACGGTGTCCTGCGCATGAGCGCCCAGCGCGTCCCCGACCGCATCGCCCTCCGCTACGCGGAACGGACCTGGACGTACGCCGAGCTGGACGCGGCCGTCTCCACCGCGGCGGCCGTCCTGCGCGAACCGCACCACCTCGGCCTGCCCGAGGCCGCCCGGGTCGCGACGTACGCGCACAACTCGGACGCCTACCTCATCGCGTTCCTCGCCTGCTCCCGGGCGGGCCTGATCCACGTGCCGGTCAACCACCATCTGACCGGCGAGGACCTCACGTACCTCCTGGAGCAGTCGGACACCTCCCTCGTCCTCGCCGACCCCGCCCTCGCGGAGCGCGTACCGGACGGCTTCGCGGTCAAGGCGCTGCGGGACGCGCCCGGTTCACTCCTCGACGCGCTCGCCACGCCGGAGACGTACGACACCGACCGCGACGCCCGGGAGTTCGTCCAGCTCCTCTACACCTCCGGCACGACAGCCCTCCCCAAGGGCGCGATGATGACCCACCGCGCCCTGGTCCACGAGTACGCCAGCGCGATCGAGGCCCTCGACCTGCACGAGGACGACCGGCCGGTGCACGCGCTGCCGCTCTACCACTCGGCCCAGATGCACGTCTTCCTGCTGCCCTACCTTGCCGTCGGCGCCGAGAACACGATCGTCGACGGACCTGATCCGGCCGTCCTCTTCGACCTGGTCGAGGCGGGCCGGGCCGACAGCCTCTTCGCGCCGCCGACCGTCTGGATCGGCCTCGCCAACCACCCGGACTTCGCGAGCCGCGACCTCTCGGCCCTCCGCAAGGCCTACTACGGGGCGTCGATCATGCCCGTGCCGGTCCTGGAGCGGCTGCGCGCCCGGCTGCCGGGACTGCGCTTCTACAACTGCTTCGGCCAGTCGGAGATCGGCCCGCTCGCCACCGTCCTCGGCCCCGACGAGCACGAGGGCCGGATGGACTCCTGCGGCCGGCCCGTCCGCCACGTCGAGGCCCGGGTCGTCGACGAGGACGGCAAGGACGTCCCCGACGGCACCCCCGGCGAGATCGTCTACCGCTCGCCGCAGCTGTGCGACGGGTACTGGCGCAAGCCCGAGGAGACCGAGGCGGCCTTCAAGGGCGGCTGGTTCCACTCGGGCGACCTCGCCGTCCGCGACGCCGAGGGCTATCTCACGATCGTCGACCGGGTGAAGGACGTCATCAACTCCGGGGGAGTGCTCGTCGCCTCCCGCCAGGTCGAGGACGCGCTCTACACCCACCCCGGCGTCGCCGAGGTCGCCGTGATCGGCCTCCCCGACGCGCGCTGGATCGAGGCCGTCACAGCGGTGGTCGTCCCGCGCGGCGAGGTCACCGAGACCGAACTCCTCGCCCACGCCCGGGAGAAACTGGCCCACTTCAAGGCCCCGAAGCGCATCCACTTCACCCCGGAGCTGCCCCGCAACGCGAGCGGCAAGATCCTGAAGCGAGAGCTGCGGGACCGGTACGCGGGAGCCTGAGACGCGTCCCCTCTTCGGGCTGCGGGTCACCGACGACGAACCGGCCGAGGCACAAGCCCGCCGGTTCATCGACCTGATCACGTCCGACGACCCCCGCACCACCGCCGAACGGCTCTGAGGACGGGGCCTCTCATCCCTGGTCGGTCTTCCGCATGTCCACGATCCGCTTGATCTTGCCCACCGAGCGCTCCAGGGTCTCGGGGTCGACCACCTCCACGCCGACCGAGACGCCGATCCCGTCCTTCACCGCCGCCGCGATCGACCGGGCCGCCTCCGCGCGCTGCTCGCCCGTCGCGCCCGCACGGGCCTCGGCCCGTACGGTCAGGGCGTCGAGCCGTCCCTCACGGGTCAGACGCAGCTGGAAGTGCGGGGCCACGGCCGGGGTCCGCAGGACGATCTCCTCGATCTGCGTGGGGAACAGGTTCACCCCGCGCAGGATGATCATGTCGTCGCTGCGCCCGGTGACCTTCTCCATCCGCCGGAACACCCGAGCCGTCCCCGGCAGCAGACGGGTCAGGTCGCGCGTCCGGTAGCGGACGATCGGCATGGCCTCCTTGGTGAGCGAGGTGAAGACCAGCTCCCCCTCCTCCCCGTCGGGCAGCACCTCGCCCGTGAAGGGGTCCACGATCTCCGGGTAGAAGTGGTCCTCCCAGATGTGCAGGCCGTCCTTGGTCTCCACGCACTCCTGCGCCACGCCGGGGCCGATCACCTCCGACAGGCCGTATATGTCGACCGCGTCGATCGCGAACGCCTCCTCGATCTCCTTCCGCATGGCCTCCGTCCACGGCTCGGCGCCGAACACGCCCACCTTCAGGGAGGTCGAGCGCGGGTCCACGCCCTGCCGCTCGAACTCGTCGAGCAGCGTGAGCATGTACGAGGGGGTCACCATGATGATCTCGGGGCGGAAGTCCTGGATGAGCTGCACCTGCCGGGCCGTCATACCGCCCGAGGCGGGGATCACCGTGCACCCGAGGCGCTCCGCGCCGTAGTGGGCGCCGAGTCCGCCGGTGAACAGGCCGTATCCGTACGCCACATGCACCTTGTGGCCCGGGCGGGCCCCGGCGGCGCGCAGCGACCGGGCGACCACGTCGGCCCACATGTCGAGGTCGCCGTCCGTGTAGCCGACGACGGTCGGCCGGCCGGTGGTGCCGCTGGAGGCGTGGATGCGCCGGA is part of the Streptomyces sp. NBC_00250 genome and harbors:
- a CDS encoding MarR family winged helix-turn-helix transcriptional regulator gives rise to the protein MPRMVSRAKRIRIPDELQSFTLAPRHLSLLAYLLFDGSLSVNELATRLEVAPTTVSLMVGDLAKKGVLERVEDPADRRRKIVSIAPAHSAAIDGWLGRSADAWRTALAPLDAAQRRMFLETLTAYERGLSDPLD
- a CDS encoding fatty acyl-CoA synthetase, whose product is MDRLLSRAVDGVLRMSAQRVPDRIALRYAERTWTYAELDAAVSTAAAVLREPHHLGLPEAARVATYAHNSDAYLIAFLACSRAGLIHVPVNHHLTGEDLTYLLEQSDTSLVLADPALAERVPDGFAVKALRDAPGSLLDALATPETYDTDRDAREFVQLLYTSGTTALPKGAMMTHRALVHEYASAIEALDLHEDDRPVHALPLYHSAQMHVFLLPYLAVGAENTIVDGPDPAVLFDLVEAGRADSLFAPPTVWIGLANHPDFASRDLSALRKAYYGASIMPVPVLERLRARLPGLRFYNCFGQSEIGPLATVLGPDEHEGRMDSCGRPVRHVEARVVDEDGKDVPDGTPGEIVYRSPQLCDGYWRKPEETEAAFKGGWFHSGDLAVRDAEGYLTIVDRVKDVINSGGVLVASRQVEDALYTHPGVAEVAVIGLPDARWIEAVTAVVVPRGEVTETELLAHAREKLAHFKAPKRIHFTPELPRNASGKILKRELRDRYAGA
- a CDS encoding calcium:proton antiporter; the protein is MSSSTASLTRQWTTWGPVVAALALVAAWGRDLPGFAVGFIALCLIAAVLAAVHHAEVIAHRVGEPYGSLVLAVAVTVIEVGLIVSLMVGGGEKTSTYARDTVFAAVMITCNGIVGLSLLVGALRNRVAVFNAEGSGGALATVCTLATMTLVLPTFTTSHPGPEFSGVQLAFAAVASICLYGVFVGVQTVRHRDYFLPVPRPGHDSEDEHADPPTRRDAWTSLGLLVVALVAVVGNAKLISPTIEDGVQSAGLPKAVVGVVIALMVLLPETLAAVRAARRDRVQTSLNLAYGSAIASIGLTIPAIALASIWLSGPLVLGLGPLHMVLLVLTGVVSALTVVPGRATLLQGGVHLAIFAAFVFLSFSP
- a CDS encoding penicillin acylase family protein: MALTGAALAVVTATLPGAAVADSGGRSHHPSDRGLSAVIRYTEYGIPHIVAKDYANLGFGTGWAQAADQVCTLADGFLTVNGERSRYFGPEAATDGSLSSAATNLSSDLYFRGVRDAGTVEALLRTPAPAGPSRDLKELMRGWAAGYNAWLRKNRVTDPACAQAEWVRPVTALDVARRGYAVSVLGGEGRAVDGITAARPPAAAPPGTTTGQVPEPERAAEAARELFAAENATMGSNAVAFSGATTANGRGLLLGNPHYPWQGGRRFWQSQQTIPGELNVSGASLLGTTVVNIGFNDKVAWSHTVATGVPLNLHQLTLAPGDPTSYVVDGRSERMTPRQVTVPVKDGAPVTRTQWWTRYGPVVGALGNQLPLPWTTTTAYALNDPNVANLRGSDTALGFGKARSVQDVADALRRTQGLPWVNTIAADSAGHSLFTQSQVLPRITDELVARCSTPLGRATYPSSGVAVLDGSRSDCALGSDPDAVQPGVFGPARMPVLRDTPYVENSNDSAWLTNADRPLTGYERVFGSIATPRSLRTRGGVEDVAAMAARGDLTVADLQRQQFANRAPAGDLAASDAARACEAALPGDTEACRVIGAWDRTVNTDSRGALLFDRFWRRFTAATPPAQQWTVPFSPADPVRTPNTLNTAAPGFAKALVDAVAELRTAGIPLDAPLGAHQFVVRNGTRIPVSGGTESLGIWNKTESVWNAPGGGYTEVTTGTSHVQAVGWDGSRCPVARTLLSYAQSSNPASPHYSDQTRLYAGERWVTSRFCEKDILRSPALRVVVVRG
- the paaK gene encoding phenylacetate--CoA ligase PaaK: MTELLDSGERLGREELAALQLERLRASLRHAYENVDFYRRSFDAAGVTPDDCRALADLARFPFTAKTDLRDHYPFGMFAVDQSRIRRIHASSGTTGRPTVVGYTDGDLDMWADVVARSLRAAGARPGHKVHVAYGYGLFTGGLGAHYGAERLGCTVIPASGGMTARQVQLIQDFRPEIIMVTPSYMLTLLDEFERQGVDPRSTSLKVGVFGAEPWTEAMRKEIEEAFAIDAVDIYGLSEVIGPGVAQECVETKDGLHIWEDHFYPEIVDPFTGEVLPDGEEGELVFTSLTKEAMPIVRYRTRDLTRLLPGTARVFRRMEKVTGRSDDMIILRGVNLFPTQIEEIVLRTPAVAPHFQLRLTREGRLDALTVRAEARAGATGEQRAEAARSIAAAVKDGIGVSVGVEVVDPETLERSVGKIKRIVDMRKTDQG
- a CDS encoding nitroreductase/quinone reductase family protein, which encodes MSDFNRQVIEEFRANGGRVGGMFEGAALLLLTTTGARSGRPHTNPAVFVRDGARLLVYASNAGGPKHPAWFHNLRADPHVTVELGTPEGTVERFAATAVVTEGEERDRLYAEQATRDPGFAAYQAGTDRTIPVVALHRVDLTDPARHHAIADHLVKVHAELRAELAALREGLDSTTPDEAVGAAADAPELGRQLARHCLTFCGALHAHHHNEDSVFDLLERQFPELSDSLARMREEHKAVARTVEELEALLTSGASPATLRAEVDRLATRLEEHFTYEEAQLLPALTRTRVVPGT